A genomic window from Phoenix dactylifera cultivar Barhee BC4 chromosome 7, palm_55x_up_171113_PBpolish2nd_filt_p, whole genome shotgun sequence includes:
- the LOC103707834 gene encoding double-stranded RNA-binding protein 3-like yields MYKNQLQELAQRSCFNLPSYACIREGPDHAPRFKASVNFNGEIFEGPSNCTTLRQAEHAAAEVALTNLSTRGPSKSLAARVLDETGVYKNLLQETAHRAGLKLPVYTTVRSGPGHLPVFTCSVELAGMSFPGEPAKTKKQAEKNAAMAAWSALKQMPDLGSSSQQAREKESSEEQEEVVVTRVLSNLRPKEESKPVRHRTQHQQRSRVVLGSREGTSASSSLYSLAFHHRWKVLDPLRAQQQRCFLAPKILPPMTLLQHSSITSQEPPFSKDKSSNVPLFSSKRPMPSAPRLEERPKDEEQSNGNSPAKPYTPTPAAYSRAFSISNTSAASRVMDQRTQQTQMSARPFCPSPCTNPSTGTASCKKSTGNSISNSVCQWWIPSARCCSCCAYKICDSGLRCPADEASS; encoded by the exons ATGTATAAAAACCAGCTACAAGAGCTAGCACAGAGGAGCTGCTTCAATCTCCCCTCCTATGCTTGCATAAGGGAAGGACCAGACCATGCACCAAGGTTCAAAGCCTCGGTTAACTTCAATGGAGAGATCTTTGAGGGGCCAAGCAACTGCACCACTCTAAGGCAGGCAGAGCATGCTGCAGCTGAGGTGGCCCTCACCAACCTCTCCACCAGAGGTCCTTCCAAGTCTCTGGCAGCTAGAGTCCTT GATGAGACTGGGGTGTACAAGAACCTTCTCCAAGAGACTGCTCACAGGGCTGGCTTGAAGCTCCCTGTCTACACTACCGTGAGGTCAGGGCCTGGCCACCTCCCTGTCTTCACTTGCTCTGTGGAGCTCGCTGGCATGAGCTTCCCTGGTGAGCCAGCGAAGACCAAGAAACAAGCTGAGAAGAATGCTGCCATGGCTGCTTGGTCTGCTCTTAAACAAA TGCCAGATTTGGGTTCTTCCTCGCAGCAGgccagagagaaagagagcagTGAAGAGCAGGAAGAGGTGGTTGTGACGAGAGTTTTATCTAATTTAAGGCCTAAAGAGGAGAGCAAACCAGTGAGACACAGGACTCAGCATCAACAGAGGAGCAGGGTGGTGTTAGGCTCTAGAGAGGGCACCtctgcttcttcttctctctattcttTAGCATTTCATCACAGATGGAAGGTCTTGGATCCTCTGCGTGCTCAGCAACAGAGATGTTTCCTAGCTCCCAAGATATTACCACCAATGACCTTGTTGCAGCACTCTTCCATCACCTCTCAAGAGCCACCTTTCTCCAAGGACAAGAGCAGCAATGTACCTCTCTTCTCATCAAAAAGACCAATGCCTTCTGCACCACGGCTGGAAGAGAGACCAAAGGATGAGGAACAGAGCAATGGGAATTCGCCGGCGAAGCCATATACTCCTACGCCGGCGGCCTATTCCCGGGCTTTTTCTATATCGAACACGTCGGCCGCCAGCCGAGTGATGGATCAAAGAACCCAGCAAACCCAGATGAGTGCCCGGCCATTTTGTCCCTCTCCTTGTACCAATCCTTCAACTGGAACAGCTTCCTGCAAGAAATCTACAGGCAATTCCATTTCCAACAGTGTTTGCCAGTGGTGGATACCGTCCGCCCGGTGTTGCTCCTGCTGTGCATATAAGATCTGTGATTCCGGTCTGCGCTGCCCCGCCGATGAGGCCAGCAGCTAA